Proteins from a single region of Pseudomonas sp. 10S4:
- a CDS encoding fumarylacetoacetate hydrolase family protein, with amino-acid sequence MSAVHVVRFEFENGIHWGVLRQDRITVVPGIFETTGDFISQNSIDDLAQLNGTQLEAHKVKLLSPVTRNQQFVCQGANYRQHMIESGMDPDAKKYNMMFTKATSCLVAADSVLIKPRTVRFLDYEIELGLVMKRAITGAVSVTDANLHEFIAGVVIVNDYSARDIQIPQMQFYKGKSFRTFGPVGPYLCLLDAQDMHYLKALQLRLTVNGEVRQSDSTANLVYGPAETLTELSSVQDLAPGDLIATGTPAGCALTIPSPAKQRIAALMPEATKWKLFLKAQEGRSQYLKPGDVVEARIRSADGVVDLGVQRNRVVEEA; translated from the coding sequence CCGCTTTGAATTTGAGAACGGTATCCACTGGGGCGTGCTACGCCAAGACCGTATCACGGTTGTCCCCGGTATTTTTGAGACCACGGGTGACTTCATCAGCCAGAACAGTATTGATGACCTCGCTCAACTGAATGGTACTCAGTTGGAGGCGCACAAGGTGAAACTGCTGTCGCCGGTGACCCGTAACCAGCAGTTTGTCTGCCAAGGGGCCAACTATCGACAGCATATGATCGAGTCGGGCATGGACCCGGATGCGAAGAAATACAACATGATGTTCACCAAGGCGACCAGTTGTCTGGTGGCTGCTGACAGCGTCCTGATCAAGCCGCGCACCGTGCGCTTTCTCGACTACGAAATTGAACTGGGGTTGGTGATGAAGCGCGCGATCACTGGCGCTGTTTCTGTCACTGACGCCAACCTGCACGAGTTCATTGCCGGTGTGGTCATTGTCAACGACTACTCGGCACGCGACATTCAGATCCCGCAGATGCAATTCTACAAGGGCAAGAGTTTCCGCACATTTGGTCCGGTCGGTCCTTACCTCTGTCTTCTGGATGCCCAGGACATGCATTACCTCAAAGCATTGCAGTTGCGCCTGACGGTCAATGGTGAAGTGCGACAAAGCGATAGCACGGCCAACCTGGTGTATGGCCCCGCTGAAACCCTGACCGAACTCTCCTCTGTCCAAGATCTTGCCCCAGGCGACCTGATCGCCACCGGTACTCCTGCGGGATGCGCACTGACCATCCCTTCGCCGGCCAAACAGCGCATTGCGGCCCTGATGCCAGAAGCCACCAAGTGGAAGCTTTTCCTCAAAGCGCAAGAGGGACGGTCTCAGTATCTCAAGCCAGGAGACGTAGTCGAAGCGCGCATTAGGAGCGCGGATGGCGTAGTCGACCTCGGTGTGCAACGTAACCGAGTCGTAGAGGAAGCCTGA